The following proteins come from a genomic window of Nicotiana tomentosiformis chromosome 12, ASM39032v3, whole genome shotgun sequence:
- the LOC104093747 gene encoding peroxidase 41-like — MAWPLLLLLFSSLTFSHAQLTLDYYAKTCPQFDAIVRDITQQKQMQFPTTAAATLRVFFHDCAVDGCDASILIKPTAFNKPELEYDINQSLAGDAFDLITRIKTALELACPGVVSCADILATATRNLVVQTGGPHYKVPLGRKDSLVSNVSNVEAHLTRANATVDLMIKKFQPIGIDVKDMVVLIGGGHTIGFVHCKEFANRIFPTPDPTMNPILVERLRTMCANYTNNKDMAAFLDVISPGNFDNVLFKNLMKGIGVLGSDQLLYNDTRTRPFVELYAKDSNAFATDFAVAMEKLSVYQVKIGNQGEVRKRCDAVNNAHP; from the coding sequence ATGGCTTGGCCACTACTTCTCCTGTTGTTTTCATCTCTAACTTTTTCACATGCACAACTCACATTAGACTATTATGCCAAAACATGTCCACAATTTGATGCTATAGTGAGGGACATCACCCAACAAAAGCAAATGCAATTCCCCACCACCGCGGCCGCTACCCTTCGAGTCTTTTTCCACGACTGCGCTGTTGATGGTTGTGATGCCTCCATCCTTATCAAACCCACCGCCTTCAACAAACCCGAGCTCGAATACGACATCAATCAATCCCTCGCCGGCGACGCGTTCGACCTCATCACGCGCATCAAGACCGCCCTCGAGCTCGCCTGTCCCGGTGTCGTATCCTGCGCGGATATTTTAGCGACCGCCACACGAAATCTCGTCGTTCAAACTGGTGGACCCCATTATAAAGTTCCACTAGGCCGAAAGGatagtctagtttctaacgtttCAAACGTGGAAGCGCACCTGACACGTGCAAACGCGACGGTGGACCTAATGATCAAGAAATTTCAACCTATAGGCATTGATGTTAAAGATATGGTTGTGTTAATTGGTGGTGGACACACCATTGGATTTGTCCATTGTAAGGAGTTTGCAAACCGAATTTTCCCCACCCCTGACCCTACAATGAATCCAATATTAGTTGAGAGATTAAGAACAATGTGTGCAAATTATACTAATAACAAAGACATGGCAGCTTTCCTAGATGTGATATCTCCTGGAAATTTCGACAATGTGTTGTTCAAGAATTTAATGAAGGGAATTGGAGTCCTAGGTTCAGACCAATTACTATATAATGACACTAGAACAAGGCCATTTGTTGAATTATATGCTAAAGATAGCAATGCTTTTGCTACTGATTTTGCTGTTGCAATGGAGAAACTAAGTGTATATCAAGTCAAGATTGGTAATCAAGGAGAGGTGAGGAAGAGATGTGATGCTGTTAACAATGCTCACCCTTGA
- the LOC104093748 gene encoding large ribosomal subunit protein eL43: protein MTKRTKKAGIVGKYGTRYGASLRKQIKKMEVSQHSKYFCEFCGKYAVKRKAVGIWGCKDCGKVKAGGAYTLNTASAVTVRSTIRRLREQTES from the exons ACTAAGAGGACCAAGAAGGCTGGAATAGTTGGGAAATATG GTACCCGTTATGGTGCCAGTTTGCGAAAGCAGATTAAGAAAATGGAGGTTAGCCAGCATAGCAAGTACTTCTGCGAGTTTTGTGGAAAG TACGCGGTGAAGAGAAAAGCAGTGGGGATCTGGGGCTGCAAAGATTGCGGCAAAGTCAAAGCAGGCGGTGCTTATACATTGAA CACTGCTAGTGCTGTGACAGTTAGGAGCACAATCCGAAGACTGAGGGAGCAAACCGAGAGTTAG